In one window of Vanessa atalanta chromosome 10, ilVanAtal1.2, whole genome shotgun sequence DNA:
- the LOC125066953 gene encoding uncharacterized protein LOC125066953, with protein sequence MGCGRGLCTADKIFIFINIAFAMYSGALLATAARLAWDPSTYTWFRFLCATQYRVSAAYVLAAGLWLAALVYIAAAAAHRSARTCLHIYAAGVACLAVSEVAYGAWMVTSLAAWWRSAPEAELARHGMDLLHDLKPALLAVERYRDVARPLYDMIEEVEREAPNNAFVIAVFAVIGIILQIAAFVMARRLARRPDAEPRAGLEPCACDCDCDKRACDDDSDSDARDAPPGWRKKANLRMYTILDKIF encoded by the exons ATGGGGTGCGGCCGCGGACTCTGCACTGCTGACAAAATCTTCATCTTCATCAATATTGCCTTTGCG ATGTACAGCGGCGCGCTGCTGGCGACGGCCGCGCGGCTGGCGTGGGACCCCAGCACCTACACCTGGTTCCGCTTCCTGTGCGCGACGCAGTACCGCGTGTCGGCGGCCTACGTGCTGGCGGCCGGCCTGTGGCTCGCCGCGCTCGTGTACATCGCCGCCGCGGCCGCGCACCGCTCCGCGCGCACCTGTCTGCACATC TACGCGGCGGGCGTGGCGTGCCTGGCGGTGAGCGAGGTGGCGTACGGCGCGTGGATGGTCACGTCGCTGGCGGCGTGGTGGCGCAGCGCGCCCGAGGCCGAGCTGGCGCGCCACGGCATGGACCTGCTGCACGACCTCAAGCCCGCGCTGCTCGCCGTGGAGCGCTACCGCGACGTGGCGCGCCCGCTCTATGACATGATCGAG GAAGTAGAGCGGGAAGCGCCCAACAACGCCTTCGTGATCGCCGTGTTTGCTGTCATCGGCATCATACTGCAG ATAGCAGCGTTCGTTATGGCGCGGCGGCTGGCGCGGCGGCCCGACGCGGAGCCCCGCGCGGGCCTGGAGCCCTGCGCCTGCGACTGCGACTGCGACAAGCGCGCCTGCGACGACGACAGCGACAGCGACGCACGCGACGCGCCGCCCGGCTGGCGCAAGAAGGCCAACCTCCGCATGTACACCATACTCGATAAGATTTTCTAG
- the LOC125066745 gene encoding uncharacterized protein LOC125066745, producing MGCVARAVPTAFLHINLLLMLFAGAILSAAARLKWDPSAYIAARELFSLEYRTAAVMLPASGFSIMLLAHLALTALRCRRLSLRRVLLILYATTTFLVVWCEVVWGCWVTYRVLRWMRGKQAAELRHALQLSDHLHPLLQHLAHYHPLPEKVNQLMEEAEKDLPSNVYVLACASGIMVGLQALSAALALLAARGARRPRARALDAHSTVTTTTPLSCRRGDGEKSPLRAVYRNGRLVMV from the exons ATGGGTTGTGTCGCGCGCGCCGTGCCCACCGCATTCCTACACATCAACCTCTTATTGATG CTATTCGCGGGTGCGATTCTATCAGCTGCAGCGCGTCTTAAGTGGGATCCCAGCGCTTACATCGCGGCGCGGGAGTTGTTCTCGCTGGAGTACCGCACGGCTGCCGTCATGCTGCCTGCCAGCGGATTTAGCATAATGCTGTTAGCGCATCTCGCGCTAACCGCATTGCGTTGCCGCCGACTGAGCCTGCGACGCGTACTTCTTATATTG TACGCGACCACAACGTTCTTGGTCGTCTGGTGCGAGGTGGTGTGGGGATGCTGGGTGACGTACCGCGTGCTGCGCTGGATGCGCGGGAAGCAGGCGGCCGAGCTGCGACACGCGCTGCAGCTGAGCGACCACCTGCACCCACTGCTACAGCACCTAGCGCACTATCACCCTCTGCCCGAGAAAGTCAACCAACTCATGGAG GAGGCGGAGAAAGACCTGCCAAGCAACGTGTACGTGCTAGCGTGCGCCAGCGGCATCATGGTGGGGCTGCAGGCCTTGTCCGCCGCGTTGGCGCTGCTGGCCGCGCGCGGCGCGCGCCGGCCCCGCGCACGCGCACTCGACGCTCACAGCACGGTCACTACCACCACCCCGCTTAG TTGTAGGAGAGGCGACGGCGAGAAGTCTCCCCTGAGGGCGGTGTACAGGAACGGTCGCCTGGTGATGGTGTGA